Proteins found in one Pseudomonas sp. P8_241 genomic segment:
- a CDS encoding OprD family porin, with protein MHHSVFRRNVPAHYTLIGLTLALGAGVATAAHADENSGFIEGATSTLNLRNAYINRNFVNPAYPRPAAPQNKAEEWTQNFILDARSGYTQGPVGFGVDVLGLYSQKLDGGKGTAGTQLLPVHDDGRPADNFGRLGIAAKAKVSKTVVKVGEWVSSLPILRSDDGRSLPQTFQGAQITSQEINGLTLYGGQIRQNSPRNDASMEDMSMNGKAAFTSDRFNFGGGEYTFNEKRTTVGLWYDELQDIYQQQYISLNHSQPVGDWTLGANMGYFIGKEDGASLAGDMDNKTAFGLFSAKLGGNTFYVGLQKLTGDTAWMRVNGASGGTLANDSYNSSFDNAQERSWQVRHDFNFTTVGVPGLTLMNRYLSGDNVHTGAITDGKEWGRESELAYVIQSGALKNLSVKWRNSSIRRDFSTNEFDENRLFVSYPISLL; from the coding sequence ATGCATCACTCTGTTTTTCGCCGTAACGTGCCTGCACATTACACATTGATCGGCCTGACCCTGGCACTCGGTGCGGGCGTGGCGACTGCTGCTCATGCCGATGAAAATAGCGGTTTCATCGAGGGCGCTACCAGCACGCTCAACCTGCGCAACGCTTACATCAATCGCAACTTCGTCAACCCCGCCTACCCGCGTCCAGCCGCACCACAGAACAAGGCTGAAGAGTGGACGCAAAACTTTATACTCGACGCCCGCTCCGGCTACACCCAAGGTCCGGTAGGGTTCGGCGTGGATGTTCTGGGACTGTATTCGCAGAAGCTCGACGGGGGCAAAGGCACGGCCGGCACGCAACTGTTGCCTGTCCATGACGATGGGCGTCCAGCGGACAACTTTGGACGGTTGGGCATTGCCGCCAAGGCCAAGGTTTCCAAAACGGTGGTGAAAGTAGGCGAATGGGTCAGTTCGCTGCCGATTCTGCGTTCAGATGACGGCCGTTCGTTGCCGCAGACCTTTCAAGGCGCCCAGATCACCTCCCAGGAAATCAACGGGTTGACGTTGTACGGCGGTCAGATCAGGCAGAACAGCCCGCGTAACGACGCCAGCATGGAAGATATGTCCATGAACGGCAAAGCGGCGTTCACGTCCGACCGGTTCAACTTCGGCGGCGGCGAATACACGTTCAACGAGAAACGCACGACGGTTGGACTCTGGTACGACGAACTTCAAGACATCTACCAACAACAGTACATCAGCCTCAACCACAGCCAACCGGTAGGTGACTGGACACTGGGCGCCAACATGGGCTACTTCATTGGCAAGGAAGACGGTGCCAGCCTGGCCGGCGATATGGACAACAAGACCGCTTTCGGCTTGTTCTCCGCCAAACTGGGCGGCAACACCTTTTATGTCGGCTTGCAAAAGCTCACCGGTGATACCGCGTGGATGCGGGTCAACGGCGCCAGTGGCGGCACACTGGCGAACGACAGCTACAACTCCAGTTTCGATAACGCGCAGGAACGCTCCTGGCAGGTTCGTCACGACTTCAACTTCACAACGGTCGGTGTCCCTGGACTGACGCTGATGAACCGTTACTTGAGTGGCGACAACGTGCACACAGGCGCTATCACGGATGGCAAGGAATGGGGCCGCGAATCTGAATTGGCTTATGTGATCCAGTCCGGCGCCCTGAAAAACCTGAGCGTCAAATGGCGCAACTCCAGTATTCGCAGAGACTTCAGCACCAACGAATTCGACGAAAACCGGCTCTTTGTCAGCTACCCGATTTCGTTGCTGTAG
- a CDS encoding type II 3-dehydroquinate dehydratase, whose protein sequence is MNRTVFILNGPNLNLLGRREPHIYGHTTLDQIRQRSERLAEELDLVCDFRQTNHEGVMVDWIQEAFEQGAAVIINPAGLSFHSIPVLDALKLLNTPLIELHLSNIHARDELHRHSIMSGAVNAVICGMGADGYPLAIRAIDDLLRRQVANS, encoded by the coding sequence ATGAACCGCACCGTCTTCATCCTTAACGGCCCGAACTTGAACCTGCTGGGTCGTCGTGAGCCGCACATCTATGGCCACACCACGCTCGATCAGATTCGCCAACGCAGTGAACGGCTGGCCGAGGAACTTGACCTGGTCTGCGACTTTCGCCAGACCAACCACGAAGGCGTGATGGTCGACTGGATTCAAGAAGCCTTCGAGCAAGGCGCAGCGGTGATCATCAACCCGGCCGGCTTATCGTTTCATTCGATTCCGGTGCTCGATGCCCTGAAGCTGCTCAACACACCGCTGATTGAACTGCATCTGTCGAACATCCATGCACGGGATGAACTGCATCGCCACTCCATCATGTCCGGCGCGGTGAATGCGGTGATCTGCGGCATGGGGGCCGACGGTTACCCCCTGGCAATCCGGGCCATTGACGACCTGCTGCGTCGTCAGGTGGCCAACAGCTGA
- a CDS encoding MFS transporter, with the protein MSTTSHETHDSRMPRKAVTAATVGTALEWFDFTLYGAVSATILPKLFFPAMEPTAGLLASLATFGVGLAARPLGAITCGYLGDKLGRRNLMLATVTLMGLASVLMGLLPTYAQIGIWAPILLVLLRIIQGFALGGESTGAQLMALEHASPDRRGRYSGLLGLCSPLSQILANGVLMGLAATLSSEQFESFGWRIPFLLSFVLVVVAIFIRLKVDETPAFVALKKTPIKQEKSPLKSAVGSHYKTILRLMFFFCSPAALFYLIVIFSLSYLTKHLGFSQSTGFMSLMVANMCAIFGALAGGYLSDRWGRKKALAFGSCMTLLILFVYFPILNTLNVAAIMAIMGLFLGFTQFQSGIQPVAFAEAFPTQVRYSGSALAYTGANLVIGGPMPMIAVYLMSQSNNSPWPLVTLCAVINLISLAMILIGPETRGIDLNAVAAPDADTTAAPALLSK; encoded by the coding sequence ATGAGCACAACCAGTCACGAGACTCATGATTCGCGCATGCCTCGCAAAGCGGTGACCGCCGCGACCGTTGGTACCGCTTTGGAGTGGTTTGACTTCACCCTGTATGGCGCGGTGTCGGCGACCATTCTGCCCAAGCTGTTTTTCCCGGCCATGGAGCCGACCGCCGGCCTGCTCGCCTCGCTGGCAACGTTTGGCGTTGGCCTGGCCGCTCGTCCATTGGGCGCGATTACCTGTGGCTACCTCGGCGACAAACTGGGCCGCCGCAATCTGATGCTGGCCACCGTGACCCTGATGGGTCTGGCCTCTGTGCTGATGGGCCTGTTGCCTACTTATGCTCAGATCGGCATTTGGGCACCGATCCTTCTCGTTCTGCTGCGGATCATTCAAGGCTTCGCGCTGGGCGGTGAGTCCACCGGGGCACAACTGATGGCGCTGGAGCACGCCTCCCCAGACCGACGCGGACGTTATTCCGGCTTGCTCGGCTTGTGCTCGCCCCTCAGTCAGATATTAGCCAACGGCGTACTGATGGGCCTGGCTGCGACACTTTCCAGCGAACAATTCGAAAGCTTTGGCTGGCGGATCCCCTTCCTCCTGAGTTTCGTACTGGTGGTGGTCGCGATCTTCATCCGCCTGAAAGTCGATGAAACCCCAGCCTTCGTCGCCTTGAAAAAGACCCCGATCAAGCAGGAAAAAAGCCCGCTCAAGTCCGCTGTTGGTAGCCACTACAAAACCATCCTGCGCTTGATGTTTTTCTTTTGCTCGCCCGCTGCGCTGTTCTATCTGATCGTGATTTTCTCCCTCAGCTACCTGACCAAGCACCTGGGCTTTAGCCAGTCGACAGGCTTCATGTCGCTGATGGTGGCAAACATGTGTGCGATCTTCGGTGCGCTGGCCGGTGGTTATCTGTCCGATCGTTGGGGCCGTAAAAAGGCGCTGGCATTCGGTTCGTGCATGACCTTGCTGATCCTGTTCGTCTATTTCCCGATCCTCAACACGCTGAACGTTGCCGCCATCATGGCAATCATGGGGCTGTTTTTGGGCTTCACCCAGTTTCAAAGCGGCATCCAGCCGGTGGCATTCGCCGAAGCATTCCCGACCCAGGTTCGTTACTCGGGCTCGGCACTGGCCTACACCGGCGCCAACCTGGTCATCGGTGGCCCGATGCCAATGATCGCGGTCTATCTGATGAGCCAGTCGAACAACTCGCCCTGGCCGCTGGTGACGCTGTGCGCCGTGATCAACCTGATCTCGCTGGCCATGATCCTCATCGGCCCTGAAACCCGCGGCATCGACCTGAACGCCGTCGCGGCACCTGACGCGGACACGACTGCCGCTCCAGCCCTTCTTTCCAAATAA
- a CDS encoding LysR family transcriptional regulator — translation MELRHLKAFVVAADLQHFSRAAEQLGIAQPALSQLMRTLESELGLALFRRENRGVALTAAGEAFLPHARQSIESSELATAAARRARRGEVGEINIGYHSALFEANLPQLLRHYFSTFPEVKVSLVDAGIRAQFDSLLDHTLDLAFARVFKDHLPDRLRTHHFSQSRLVLLIPDNHELADSFSGELATLRHEKFVFLQDSAGIGLTSHTLQACRQNQLHPENIMSVPSLMSIPGLVAAGIGLSIVPETMTRLTMPGIRIVPLAQPEMVSELSLISRIDERSSAVLHFIEEAQGWG, via the coding sequence ATGGAACTGCGTCATCTGAAAGCCTTTGTGGTCGCCGCCGACTTGCAGCACTTCAGCCGGGCGGCAGAACAACTGGGTATTGCGCAACCGGCGCTGAGTCAATTGATGCGCACGCTTGAGTCCGAGCTGGGGCTGGCACTGTTCCGCCGGGAAAACCGGGGCGTCGCGTTGACCGCTGCCGGCGAGGCGTTTTTGCCCCATGCGCGGCAGTCCATCGAGTCCAGCGAACTGGCGACTGCCGCTGCACGGCGTGCCCGACGCGGTGAAGTGGGGGAGATCAACATCGGCTACCACTCGGCGTTGTTCGAGGCCAACCTTCCGCAATTGCTGCGGCATTACTTCAGCACGTTCCCCGAAGTCAAAGTGTCGCTGGTGGACGCGGGGATCCGCGCGCAGTTCGACAGTTTGCTGGACCACACACTCGACCTGGCCTTTGCCAGGGTGTTTAAGGATCACCTGCCTGATCGTCTGCGCACCCATCATTTCAGTCAATCCCGGCTGGTTTTGCTGATCCCGGACAACCATGAACTGGCGGACAGCTTTAGCGGAGAACTGGCGACGTTGCGGCACGAGAAATTTGTGTTTTTGCAGGACAGTGCCGGCATCGGCCTGACCTCGCACACCCTCCAGGCGTGCCGGCAAAACCAGCTGCACCCCGAGAACATCATGTCTGTGCCGTCACTGATGAGCATCCCCGGATTGGTGGCGGCGGGTATCGGCTTGAGCATCGTGCCTGAAACCATGACCCGGTTGACCATGCCAGGCATTCGGATCGTGCCGCTGGCGCAACCGGAAATGGTCAGCGAACTGTCGCTGATTTCCCGCATCGATGAGCGTTCCAGTGCGGTGCTGCACTTTATTGAGGAGGCTCAGGGATGGGGATGA
- a CDS encoding MFS transporter, translating to MSQRRSMWIALLVAVTFFMENLDATVIATALPDMARTFGVPVVDVNIGMSVYMLAVAVFIPISGWLADRFGSRLVFSSAIVLFSLSSLMCALSGSLETFVASRVLQGISGAMMVPVGRLAVLRTTEKKDLVRAISFITWPGLVAPVLGPPLGGLIVTHASWPWIFYLNLPLGVLALVAALLLIPRQEHVVNRTFDFSGFLLAGTASAALLFGVEMLGQGQANLLHALLLSGAGVVLAILAWRHMRRHAQPLLALGVLGIRTFSVCLCGGSIFRIAISALPFLLPLMFQLAFGLSALDAGLLVLAVFAGNLAMKPFTSAVMQRWGFRPVLMVNGVLGVLAIAACALLDEHMSRVLVLLILFVGGLSRSMQFTAFNTLGFADVPKEQMSDASTLFSMFFQLSMAMGVAAGALLLRLAMSIHGNTGHAETLDFQLTFLCVAAIGGIALLDNLRLPPKAGESVLQRA from the coding sequence ATGTCTCAACGCCGTTCGATGTGGATTGCCCTGTTGGTCGCGGTCACCTTCTTCATGGAGAACCTCGACGCCACGGTGATCGCCACTGCGCTGCCGGACATGGCCAGGACGTTTGGTGTGCCGGTGGTGGATGTGAACATCGGGATGAGCGTCTACATGCTCGCGGTGGCGGTGTTCATCCCCATCAGCGGCTGGTTGGCCGATCGCTTTGGCTCAAGGCTGGTATTCAGTTCGGCAATCGTGCTGTTCAGCCTGTCTTCGCTGATGTGTGCATTGAGTGGCAGCCTGGAAACTTTTGTTGCCTCGCGCGTGCTGCAAGGCATCAGCGGCGCGATGATGGTCCCGGTCGGGCGCCTGGCGGTGCTGCGCACCACCGAAAAGAAAGACCTCGTGCGGGCGATATCCTTTATTACCTGGCCCGGTCTGGTTGCTCCGGTGCTTGGACCGCCCTTGGGCGGCTTGATCGTCACCCACGCCTCCTGGCCATGGATTTTCTACCTCAATCTTCCATTAGGCGTGTTGGCCTTGGTGGCCGCGCTCCTGCTGATTCCCAGGCAAGAACACGTCGTTAACCGAACCTTTGATTTCAGTGGTTTTCTGCTGGCGGGCACTGCCAGCGCTGCACTGCTGTTTGGCGTCGAGATGCTGGGGCAAGGCCAAGCCAATTTGCTTCACGCACTGTTGCTCAGTGGGGCTGGTGTGGTGCTCGCGATCCTGGCCTGGCGACATATGCGCCGGCATGCACAGCCATTGCTGGCACTGGGGGTTCTGGGCATCCGCACATTCAGCGTCTGCTTGTGTGGTGGATCGATTTTCCGGATCGCCATCAGCGCCTTGCCGTTTCTCCTGCCGCTGATGTTTCAACTGGCCTTCGGCCTTTCTGCGCTGGATGCGGGGCTGTTGGTGCTGGCCGTCTTTGCGGGCAATCTGGCCATGAAACCGTTCACCTCGGCGGTGATGCAACGCTGGGGCTTTCGCCCGGTGTTGATGGTCAATGGCGTGCTCGGCGTGCTGGCGATAGCGGCCTGTGCCTTGCTCGATGAACACATGAGCAGGGTGCTTGTCTTGTTGATTCTGTTCGTCGGGGGGTTGTCACGCTCCATGCAGTTCACCGCGTTCAACACGTTGGGGTTTGCAGACGTTCCCAAGGAGCAGATGAGCGATGCTTCAACCTTGTTCAGTATGTTCTTCCAGCTCAGCATGGCGATGGGTGTTGCCGCAGGCGCATTGCTGTTGCGTCTTGCCATGAGCATCCACGGCAATACCGGGCACGCAGAAACACTCGACTTTCAGCTGACGTTCCTTTGTGTTGCGGCGATTGGGGGGATTGCATTGCTGGACAACCTGCGCTTGCCACCCAAGGCAGGTGAGTCGGTCTTGCAGCGGGCATGA
- the pcaG gene encoding protocatechuate 3,4-dioxygenase subunit alpha, whose translation MPVQLLPETPSQTAGPYVHIGLALEAAGNPPRDQEIWNLMAKPGAPGEHILLMGHVYDGNGHLIRDAFLEFWQANHDGLYDSAFDLEKPFNCFGRTATTDVGEWTINTVKPGVVKNASGVPMASHINVALFARGINIHLQTRLYFDDEPQANAVDPVLNLIEQPHRRESLIARRCTVDGKLAYRFDIHVQGEAETVFFDF comes from the coding sequence ATGCCCGTTCAACTTCTGCCCGAGACGCCGTCGCAAACCGCAGGCCCCTATGTCCATATCGGACTGGCACTGGAAGCCGCCGGAAACCCGCCGCGCGATCAGGAAATCTGGAACCTGATGGCAAAACCTGGCGCGCCAGGTGAGCACATTCTGTTGATGGGTCACGTTTACGACGGTAACGGCCACTTGATTCGTGACGCGTTTCTGGAGTTTTGGCAGGCCAATCACGATGGCCTCTACGACAGCGCTTTCGATCTGGAAAAGCCCTTCAACTGCTTTGGCCGTACCGCCACGACCGATGTGGGCGAATGGACGATCAACACCGTCAAGCCGGGCGTAGTGAAAAACGCCTCGGGCGTTCCCATGGCTTCGCACATCAACGTGGCGCTGTTTGCCCGAGGCATCAACATCCACCTGCAGACCCGCCTGTATTTCGACGACGAACCCCAGGCGAATGCCGTCGATCCGGTCTTGAACCTGATTGAACAACCTCATCGGCGCGAATCCCTGATCGCCCGGCGCTGCACGGTTGACGGCAAGCTGGCCTACCGATTCGATATTCATGTTCAAGGCGAAGCGGAAACCGTGTTCTTCGACTTCTAA
- the pcaH gene encoding protocatechuate 3,4-dioxygenase subunit beta: MSDAHDSRFVIRDRNWHPKALTPDYKTSILRSPRQALVSIPQSLSETSGPDFSHLKMGQHDNDLLLNFNHGGLPIGERIIVAGRVCDQYGKPIPHTLVEMWQANAGGRYRHKKDSYLAPLDPNFGGVGRALTDRDGNYSFRTVKPGPYPWRNGPNDWRPAHIHVSISGPSIATRLITQLYFEGDPLIPMCPIVKSIANQEAVQSLIAKLDMSMANPMDCLAYRFDIVLRGQRKTHFENR, encoded by the coding sequence ATGTCTGATGCGCACGACAGCCGCTTCGTCATTCGTGACCGTAATTGGCATCCAAAAGCCCTGACACCGGACTACAAGACTTCCATCCTGCGATCCCCACGCCAGGCACTGGTGAGCATCCCCCAGTCTTTATCCGAGACCAGCGGCCCGGACTTCTCCCATCTGAAGATGGGTCAGCACGATAACGATCTGCTGTTGAATTTCAATCACGGTGGCCTGCCCATTGGCGAACGCATCATCGTCGCCGGTCGTGTCTGTGATCAGTACGGCAAGCCGATCCCCCACACCCTGGTGGAGATGTGGCAAGCCAATGCCGGTGGCCGTTACCGGCATAAGAAAGACAGTTATCTGGCCCCCCTTGATCCGAACTTCGGTGGCGTCGGCCGAGCATTGACCGACCGCGATGGCAACTATAGCTTCCGCACCGTCAAACCCGGCCCTTACCCATGGCGCAATGGTCCCAACGACTGGCGGCCGGCGCATATCCATGTCTCCATCAGCGGCCCGTCCATTGCCACGCGCCTGATTACCCAGCTGTATTTCGAAGGCGATCCGTTGATCCCCATGTGCCCGATCGTCAAGTCGATCGCCAATCAGGAAGCGGTGCAAAGCCTGATCGCCAAACTCGATATGAGCATGGCCAATCCTATGGATTGCCTGGCTTATCGCTTTGATATCGTCCTGCGCGGCCAGCGCAAGACCCACTTCGAAAACCGCTGA
- the pcaQ gene encoding pca operon transcription factor PcaQ, translated as MNIDTRIKFRHLVCFLEVARQGSLARACDKLAISQPALSKTLKELESLLQATLFERSKKGSTLTEAGVAFLRYAGPSVQSLREGVNSLRSGVHEPITVQLGALSTVESLLVPEIVSRLHQRHPALVVNVVTGPSAYLLSRLRVGELDLVVGRMTDSPLILGLTFEHLYSESMTLVVRNGHPLLADPLGHKNLEDYPLVLPSAGTTIRKFADSLFVQHGITPSRQRLETLSVALSRRYVQCSQAIWVAPFDAVRQDLRQGDLVELDLGMREPGGSVGLCTNPVLPVTTAAQWCVEALREVGEEYREGKYP; from the coding sequence TTGAACATCGATACCCGAATCAAATTCCGTCATCTGGTGTGTTTTCTCGAAGTGGCGCGCCAGGGCAGCCTGGCACGTGCTTGCGATAAGTTGGCCATCAGCCAGCCCGCGCTTTCCAAGACGCTCAAAGAACTGGAATCCCTGCTGCAAGCCACTCTGTTTGAACGGAGTAAAAAGGGCTCGACACTGACCGAGGCTGGAGTGGCCTTTTTGCGCTATGCGGGCCCGAGCGTGCAATCGCTGCGTGAAGGGGTCAACAGTTTGCGCTCCGGGGTACATGAACCCATTACCGTGCAGCTCGGTGCGCTGTCCACGGTCGAAAGTCTGTTGGTGCCTGAAATCGTATCCCGTCTACACCAGCGTCATCCGGCATTGGTGGTCAATGTCGTGACCGGGCCGAGCGCCTATTTGCTGTCCCGGCTGCGAGTCGGAGAACTGGATCTGGTGGTGGGCAGAATGACCGATAGCCCTTTGATTCTCGGGCTGACGTTCGAACACCTCTACAGCGAATCCATGACCCTGGTGGTCCGTAACGGCCATCCATTGCTCGCTGATCCGCTGGGGCATAAAAACCTCGAAGACTATCCGCTGGTATTACCCTCGGCAGGGACGACGATCCGCAAGTTCGCCGACAGCCTGTTTGTGCAGCACGGCATAACACCATCACGTCAACGCCTGGAAACCCTTTCGGTGGCGCTGAGCCGGCGCTACGTGCAATGCAGTCAGGCCATCTGGGTCGCGCCATTCGATGCGGTCAGACAGGATTTGCGGCAAGGCGATCTGGTAGAGCTGGATCTTGGAATGCGTGAACCAGGGGGCTCTGTAGGGCTGTGCACCAATCCTGTATTGCCCGTGACAACGGCGGCTCAGTGGTGCGTGGAAGCGTTGCGTGAGGTCGGAGAAGAATATCGTGAGGGAAAATATCCATAA
- a CDS encoding thermostable hemolysin, which produces MSDFNWNTQLPLRFGQAQTPQMHLVRALPDDPQRDAFEAFIQQRFRKAHGADIRHFMPQLFGMNDAAGALCAVVGVRLASAGPLFLEAYLDEAIDPLISAVADQTVDRSAIVEVGNLAASDTASARVSIIAMTYLLAMGGLEWVAFTGNLGLVNSFHRLGLKPVTLCAADPARLGEDRHAWGSYYDSKPWVHVGNIRCGFIHLCSMGLFSRMGLPTTLAGAFHVA; this is translated from the coding sequence ATGTCCGATTTCAACTGGAACACTCAGTTGCCGCTGCGCTTTGGCCAAGCGCAAACACCACAGATGCATCTCGTCAGAGCATTGCCGGACGACCCGCAACGGGACGCCTTCGAAGCCTTCATCCAGCAACGTTTTCGCAAGGCACACGGAGCCGACATTCGCCATTTCATGCCGCAACTGTTTGGTATGAACGATGCGGCGGGGGCGTTGTGCGCCGTGGTCGGCGTGCGTCTGGCCAGTGCCGGTCCCCTGTTTCTGGAGGCTTATCTGGACGAGGCGATTGATCCGCTGATCAGTGCGGTCGCCGATCAGACCGTGGACCGCTCGGCCATCGTCGAAGTGGGCAATCTGGCGGCCAGCGACACCGCAAGCGCCCGAGTGAGCATCATCGCGATGACCTACCTGCTGGCCATGGGAGGACTGGAGTGGGTCGCCTTTACCGGGAACCTGGGGCTGGTGAACAGCTTTCATCGTCTTGGTTTGAAACCGGTGACGCTATGTGCTGCCGACCCTGCGCGCCTGGGTGAGGACCGCCATGCCTGGGGCAGCTACTACGACAGCAAACCATGGGTTCACGTGGGCAACATCCGTTGCGGATTCATTCATTTATGCAGCATGGGTCTGTTCAGTCGCATGGGGTTGCCAACCACCCTTGCAGGAGCCTTCCATGTCGCCTGA
- a CDS encoding AMP-binding protein yields MSPELERFQQTLRDHAERKTNATALWDDQQKLDYATLYAEVTYRQQRLRNEQVKVVALALDNGVDAMLWDLAALFEGLTCVALPPFFSPAQRRHCLEHSQAERVIAEPRMDGELQAAEYQKYGEFWRRSFAGTDRMPEGTAKLTFTSGTTGTPKGVCLSAQSILRVTRELDLASKPTDPQHHLALLPLAILLENIGCYAALSAGATLSLPSQKTLGVQGASGVDVPQLLRCLSSRSPQSLILVPQLLLVLVSAAEQKAFDPRHLRFAAVGGARVCEDLLHRAQRVGVPVYEGYGLSECASVVCLNRPQARRPGSVGQPLPHVEIRLADDGEVLIKGATLLGYLGEAPHTTQWWPSGDLGEFDAEGFLYLKGRKKHQFVTSFGRNVNPEWVEAELTQRRHVAQAFVYGEAMAHNHALLWPLRQDCTDDQLAATVAQANEALPEYARIRHWTRLDQPFTPANGLLTANGRPRRDAIVEHYRVQLSESVVAEEYVP; encoded by the coding sequence ATGTCGCCTGAACTGGAACGTTTCCAACAGACCCTGCGCGATCATGCCGAGCGAAAAACCAACGCCACCGCATTGTGGGACGACCAGCAGAAGCTGGACTACGCCACGCTGTATGCCGAAGTGACGTATCGCCAGCAGCGCCTGCGCAATGAGCAGGTCAAGGTTGTCGCTCTGGCACTGGACAACGGCGTAGACGCCATGCTCTGGGATCTGGCAGCACTTTTCGAAGGCCTGACCTGTGTGGCCTTGCCGCCCTTTTTCAGTCCGGCGCAACGCAGGCATTGCCTGGAACACAGTCAGGCCGAACGGGTGATTGCCGAGCCACGAATGGACGGCGAACTGCAAGCGGCCGAGTATCAGAAGTACGGTGAGTTCTGGCGTCGCTCATTCGCTGGCACAGACCGGATGCCCGAAGGCACCGCCAAATTGACGTTCACCTCGGGTACCACAGGCACACCGAAGGGTGTTTGTTTGAGTGCCCAAAGCATTCTGCGAGTCACCCGTGAGCTGGACCTGGCCAGCAAACCCACCGACCCACAGCACCACCTGGCCCTGCTGCCGTTGGCCATTTTGCTTGAGAACATCGGTTGTTATGCCGCGCTGTCTGCCGGCGCGACATTGAGCCTGCCCAGCCAGAAAACCCTGGGGGTTCAAGGCGCAAGCGGTGTCGATGTACCGCAGCTGTTGAGATGCCTGTCCAGCCGATCTCCTCAGAGCCTGATTTTAGTGCCTCAGTTACTGCTGGTGCTGGTCAGCGCTGCCGAACAGAAAGCCTTCGACCCGCGGCATCTGCGTTTTGCCGCTGTGGGCGGCGCCCGGGTTTGCGAGGACTTGCTGCATCGTGCACAGCGTGTGGGAGTCCCGGTTTATGAAGGTTATGGACTGTCGGAATGTGCCTCGGTGGTGTGTCTCAACCGCCCGCAAGCGCGCCGCCCCGGCAGTGTCGGGCAGCCATTGCCCCATGTGGAGATTCGCCTGGCGGACGACGGCGAAGTGCTCATCAAGGGTGCAACCTTGCTGGGCTACCTGGGAGAGGCACCACACACCACTCAATGGTGGCCCAGCGGGGATCTGGGCGAGTTCGACGCCGAAGGTTTTCTTTACCTCAAGGGGCGCAAGAAACATCAGTTCGTGACCAGTTTCGGTCGCAACGTAAACCCCGAGTGGGTGGAGGCCGAACTGACCCAGCGCCGTCATGTTGCCCAGGCCTTCGTGTACGGCGAAGCCATGGCGCACAACCATGCGCTGCTCTGGCCTCTTCGTCAGGACTGTACCGACGATCAGCTGGCCGCCACCGTCGCGCAGGCCAACGAGGCTTTGCCCGAGTACGCGCGGATTCGTCACTGGACCCGGCTCGACCAACCCTTCACGCCCGCCAACGGTTTGCTCACCGCCAATGGCCGGCCTCGCCGTGATGCCATTGTCGAACACTATCGGGTGCAACTGAGCGAATCGGTCGTTGCCGAGGAGTACGTGCCATGA
- a CDS encoding TenA family transcriptional regulator translates to MSFFDALQEATHQERLELFNVPIIRDALEGNVSLQSYRAFLEQAYYHVRHTVPLMMACGARLPSRLEWLREAVCEYIEDEYGHEQWVLNDIEACGGDKEAVREGRPSLPIELMVSYLYDLIARANPVGLFGMVNVLEGTSIALATRAAGSIREHLSLPESAFSYLSSHGSLDIEHMQTFRRLMDKLQDPDDQATVIEASKVVYRLYAGMFRGLPRDGESLHAPF, encoded by the coding sequence ATGAGTTTTTTTGATGCGCTGCAAGAAGCCACTCACCAAGAACGTCTTGAGTTGTTCAACGTGCCGATCATTCGTGATGCGCTGGAGGGCAACGTCAGCCTGCAAAGTTACCGGGCCTTTCTGGAACAGGCCTATTACCACGTGCGCCATACCGTTCCGTTGATGATGGCCTGCGGGGCACGCCTGCCATCACGTCTGGAATGGCTGCGCGAAGCGGTGTGTGAATACATCGAGGACGAGTATGGCCACGAGCAGTGGGTACTCAATGACATCGAAGCCTGCGGCGGCGACAAGGAGGCTGTGCGCGAGGGACGTCCGTCCTTGCCGATCGAACTGATGGTCAGCTACCTCTACGACTTGATTGCCCGGGCCAACCCGGTGGGGTTGTTCGGCATGGTCAACGTGCTCGAAGGTACCAGCATCGCGCTGGCTACCCGCGCCGCCGGGAGCATTCGCGAACACCTGAGCCTGCCGGAAAGTGCCTTCAGTTATCTCAGTTCCCACGGCTCGCTGGATATAGAACACATGCAGACCTTCCGCCGACTGATGGACAAGCTGCAAGACCCGGATGATCAGGCCACCGTCATTGAGGCTTCAAAAGTGGTCTATCGGCTCTACGCCGGTATGTTCCGTGGCTTGCCGCGTGACGGGGAGAGCCTGCATGCGCCTTTCTGA